The Acanthopagrus latus isolate v.2019 chromosome 11, fAcaLat1.1, whole genome shotgun sequence genome segment TAACCTGATGATGATTGTAACGAGGTATCGTCtgttaactttttaaaaacctttaaaacttCCAATTCGTTGgacattcacacatttttaacgCGCGCTGTTCTTGTCTTCCAGATCCTGTTTTAACGAACTCCAAGACACGTATACAAAACTGTGGATAGTCTTGGACTACACCTCGGACTTGATCTACTACGCAGACACATTTGTCAGATCGAGAACAGGTCAGATTCTCAAGACAGAACTTGCACACTTATTTGTTTCGGTTTAAGTTTTGGATTTGGCTCCTAATTTCCTGTTCACCCTCTCAGGTTATCTGGAACAAGGTCTGCTGGTGAAAGATGCTGGAAAACTGAGGAGTAAATACAGAACGACGTCGCAGTTCAAATACGACATGATCTCGATGATACCCACCGATCTGCTGTTTTTGAAATTCGGATTAAACAACCCGGAGTTCAGATTTAACCGTCTTTGCAAAATCTCGAGGCTCTTTGAGTTCTTCGAGCGGACTGAAACCAGAACCAGCTTCCCCAACATGTTCCGTATCAGCAATCTCGTGCTTTACATCCTCATTATTATTCACTGGAATGCTTGTATGTTCTTTGCCATTTCGAAGACCATCGGTTTTGGAACTGACACGTGGGTTTATCCCAACATCAGCCACCCGGAGCACGGCCGCTTGGCCAGAAAGTACATCTACTCCCTGTATTGGTCCACACTGACCCTCACCACCATCGGAGAGACGCCTCCACCAGTCAGGGATATTGAATTCCTCTTTGTCATTTCCGACTTCCTCACTGGTGTGCTGATCTTTGCTAGTATTGTCGGTAACGTCGGTGCCATGATCTCCAACATGAACGCCTCGCGTGCAGAGTTCCAGGCGAAGATCGACTCCATCAAGCAGTACATGCAGTTTCGAAAGGTCACCAAAGACCTGGAGGCCAGAGTCATCAAGTGGTTCGACTACCTGTGGACCGAGAAGAAGACCTGCGACGAGAAGGAAGTGTTGAAGAACCTTCCGGACAAGCTCAGGGCTGAGATCGCCATCAACGTCCATTTGGATACGCTGAAAAAAGTGCGTATCTTCCAAGATTGTGAAGCCGGACTGCTGATTGAGTTGGTGCTAAAGCTGCAGCCGCAAGTGTTCAGTCCTGGAGATTACATCTGTAAGAAGGGGGATATTGGCAGGGAGATGTACATCATCAAGGAGGGTAAGCTAGCTGTGGTGGCTGATGATGGAGTCACTCAGTTTGTGGTGCTCAGCGACGGCGCATACTTTGGGGAAATCAGTATCTTGGGTATCAAGGGCAGTAAAGCAGGCAACAGGCGAACAGCCAACATCAGAAGCGTGGGCTACTCTGATCTCTTCGCCCTGTCCAAGGACGACTTGATGGAAGCTCTCACTGAGTACCCGGATGCCAAAAAAGCTctggaggagaaggggaaagCCATCCTGATGAAGGACAACCTGATCGACGAAGCGATCGCCAACGCCGGCGCCGACCCCAAAGACGTAGAGGAGAAGATCGTCAAACTGCAGGGCAACCTGGATGGCATGCAGGTCCAGTTCGCCAAGCTGATGGCGGAGCTGACCTCCAGCCAGACGAGGATGAAGCAGAGAGTCACAGAGATGGAGGCCAAAGTAAAATCCATGCGACCCGAGGACCTGACAGAAGTGGTGGCCGACAAGGACAAAAAAGTGCAGTAACGTAAGAGATGGACTTTACAGGAAACGAAGGTATATTAGACTGACACTTTTTAAAGGCCCATGTTTATATCTATTTATACATCCgtttattatcatcataatgtgtcaaaatgtgtacagtgtgtgcagcAAATACTTTTGTCCGACTTCATGCTGTCATGGATCTACTTGAGTGTGTTGATCAGAGGCACTCGTGTACGCACAGGAATGGCTTTTCTTAGCCTTAGAATAATCAGGATCAGTACTGACATTTTCCGCTAATATAATATTGATCTGTCTGTATATATCCATTTGATACCGTATGTGAATGTATAAAATACACCCAAATGCAGTTCTGTTAATAAGTTATCAGCATACACTATCAGTTGTAAATGTGATCTGTgaataaagattaaaatgttcttataacatgtactgtgtgtgtctaGAATGTCATTTTGTAAAGTAGCACTGGGAatattactatatatatatatatatatatatatatacatatatatatatacacacacacacacacacacacacacacatacagagagagagagagaatatatatatttttcagacttttccTGACTTAAAACCCCCTGAACCTGGCTTTAAATCAGTAATATTTGTctgtatgtaaatatgtaacatGCTTGTTTCCATCCACTTGGCCTTTTTCTCGGTTTTTGGTCTGAAATAACTCCTAAGGAAAATATCCAGCACTTTAGCTTCAACTCTGTCCCGTTTACAAGCTAGCTAAAAATCAAAATTCAGTTATTTACTATCATTTATAACGATGGAAAATCTTAAAACATCTTTGCAACATTCgccttaacaactgaagtagatgaggacgtaaacaacaactgtaaaaacATACAGCTTGTCCGGCTTAATCCTAAGAGATGATCATTTTTACTTGTTCTCCCACTTCAGAGGGTGCacgctaacacttttagcttaacGGCACCAAGATTTTGGCTTAGAAAATGGAGGCAACGTCTTGTGAAATCAGTCGGAGATATCTGGGATTCAGGAGATGTGGATTAAGCCCGACCGGCATGTTTGGagccatttaaatgttttttctggttgttattttttttacactttaaaacaagtctccatctacttaAGATGTTTAGGAGGaacgctgcaacgctgttttgctgtgaagctcctggAATGtgttgtggactacaaaactccACCTTACTTTCCACCAGCATTGTGGGCGAGTAggcaatgactgaattttcatttttgggcgagctgttcctttaatataaaattgcccctttaagtaaCTTCTATCATGTTATTTGAGGAAAACCTTCCAGTGCATATCAACGACAGATTTGACGTATTTCTTCaattttatttactttgcatAATAATTGCTTTACATCAGAGTGTCACATTTTCTGCACATTCTTTATGTACCTGAGATAATTGGCCAAACAAAAACACGTCATGTGACTCTTTTCTTAAATAGGCATCGCACATTTGGCAACTGCACTTACAAAATGTGccatcagaagaaaaaaaaaaaaacacttaatagcaaacaaaccaaaaggaagagaaacactTGTTTCAGGATGTGAGAGTCTGGCCTGACCAGTCAGTCGGTACATTTTGAAACCGTGCAAGCTATCGAAACCCCGCAATCTGATCAGGTTCACTGTTTCACAACACACTGTACTCATTTTCTACATAACAGGCACGACAAagaaatactttaaaataacCTACAGGTTAGTGGTGTGTTTGCTATCGCACTGACGGGAAACAGTTTACATATAAGCTTGTCAGTGAGGCTGTTTGGGTTAGCAGTAATATAAAAGGCTTCATCTCAATATACTACAATGACAATCATGACCAAGAAGCACCATTATGCTCAGTGCACTCAGCTGTGGGATGGAGCCTGAGGACTGAATACTGCTACACCATCAAGAactagaaaaaaacaagagaaaattcaaacttcaacgtcaataaatatactgtatgtgctggCATTCACTAAAATACGGTGTATAAGTGCACTTTCACAGCTTCACAAATCATATATTGTTCATGTTCgcccccaaaatcaaaaacacacgagaaaaaacaaatcatgtaaGTGCTGCCTTGAACTCTTTGGGAGACCCTAATGTAGCGATAAATGAAACTAGCTCTCAGAGGAAGTTAGGCCTCAGACTGAAAGGCCGACAGCGGAGTATGACCGGTAAGGGGTTGGTTAGGCACAGGGTTATTGCAGCATCTTGTTTCATGTTATTTCCCTCTCTGTATTACTGTGATAGTCCCTTTTGTTTGGTTAAAATGCAGTCGCAAAACTTTCCCTCGTGGATTTGTCACAGCATCCCAAATCCTTTGGCGTAAGTGATGGCCTTGAGGAGTCTCTCTTTCAACTTCTCCTTGGAGGAGTATTCTGGGAGCAGCAGTGCATTAAAGCAGGTGTGAGAGGTTGGTAGCCTGAAAGAAACGGTGAAAAGTAAGGAAGCGCTGCTGAGCCTGCGGGATCAACGTGAACTGAGACACGCATATTATGTGAGATCAGCAACAGAATGTCTGGGATCTgtggagctgcaacaattaattgattggtCATCTGTACGAGAATTTCAAGGAAAAGTGTCGAACATTTTCTGGTTCAACCCTCTTAAATGTCAGGATtatctgcttctctttgtcattcatggtagttaaaaaagacatatttttttggGCTTTATTTTATTGCCTTATGCAGCATTTTAGTGCATGTAAAAAGTTTTGCAAAGTGAAAAATCCCAAAGTGCACGCCAAAGGGAGTTACTCTCTGTGCAAAGGGTTGCTGCAggaataacaatgttttttgaaaataatgtaaattcTACCAGGACCctgaataaaaatatgaacctgaacataaacataatatgacctctttaatgTGAAATCTTTGGGTTTTCAATTTTGTGTGGGTGACGGACAGTCAAAAGGTAAATAACGGCCCTGCTCTTTTCGTTTGAAGGTGCTCTAATCATTAACTGTGCctgaatattttgaaatgaaagctgactgttctgtacctgtctgtgtccGAGCCATTCTTCGCgatgatcatttttaatttgccGAGTCCGCCGACTGGTGCTCTGTCTGTGCCGGTGGTGAACTGAAGAAACAACCTCTTCTGCTCCTCCCCGAACGAGTGAATCGTTTCCCAGAAGTCTCTGcgtgcagaagaaaaaagaaatacctCAATCAGAAATGATCTGACCGATAAAATCAGCGTCAGTTCTATAATGTGAGCATCTGCCTAGAACATGTTTTTACATCAGTAATGTTCTGTACATGTGGAGAAAATCAGACTCACTTGATTATTTGACTGTCTTTGCTGTAACCTCCGTCATAATCCGTCGTCTTTTCAAGAGCCTCAAAGTCGAGTTTCTGTGAAGAGATCGCTCTGAAAGTCAGAAAAAACACTGGCGACAAGAcggaaacaaaaatcaaaatgacgGTTTGTTccctcaccctgctgccacaGATCAGCATCTCCACTTCCTCAGGTCTAAACAAATATTTCAGCGGGGACTCCTTCGTGACCATTTGGAAACCTTTCTTGAAGGCTTTGAATTGTCTCTCCACGCTCGTGTTCAGTATGTAGTCAGTATACAGGTCCACGAACTCCTGTGAATTAGAGATgtaaaaggccaaaaatatcatgttaaatgtacagtaaagcaACTGCTCATTATTTACTTTAATTACTGCTGTGATTATGAACCTCTGACCAACAGTGAGTCAGTGTATTCTGtgtattttaaatgatgtttctATACAACTTTCAGATGAAAGACAACCTACAGGATGTTCCTGTTGCTGCACATCTAATAATAACATAGCTGGATGCCATCTTAACACATTAGGCCTTTTGATTTGgtgaagaaatacatttaaattgatATCCTGTCCAATGAACCCCAAACTACTGTCCTTCCACTACCATaacacacctgctgcagctctgatgacACCGATATGAAATAACCTTATTATCCTTCACACAGAGCACTGTCGTGGTGTTAACATGAAGAATGTGAGACACTtcacctgtctgctctcctTGGTGACAGGGATCTCTTCTCCATCCTCCTTTAAATCATGTAAGACCGGACTTCCGAAAAGGTCTGTGTGTGATATCTGGAAGGTGAGCATCATGTCTGTCTCTACGTTGCCCGTGTACTCAAGCAGCTCCTTCAGACTCTGGAACAGAGCCTGCAGGAGGGACAGAAGAGACATCTGCTGGTCAGGCCAGACACTGCAGgtgaataaagtaaaacaattcAACTAGAAGATGTTGCCATGAAACTTCCCCTGCTGATTACTTACATTAAGAATATAGACTTTTTGTATTACAAGTTTTCAGAAGTTTTATGGGGGTTGAGTGTTTGTTGGCCTTGTCACTGACTTTCCTAGAGACTCAACCAGTTTGCAGTTGCTCCTCCTGCATCCAGTCTTGATGTTAAGCTTAGCTAAACTAACTGTCTCCTGGTTCAAGCTGAGAGTGGTATTAATCTCCAGTAACTCTCTGCAAGTAAGGAAATGAGCTTGTTTCCCAAAGTGTTCAACTGTTTCATAAGTGCTACAGTCCCTACAGTGCTCTAACCCTCTGAAACCTGTACAAATGTTGCAAAATGttcacaatcacaatcatctTCAGCAAGAGAAGTTTTCTCCCTAACATCTTTAATTACAGAACTGATGTATTTCACTGAGTATTAACTTTGGAGAAAGTTACTGTACTGGATGAGAGTCTGACAGGTCCAAGTAGGTCCCTTTCTTGCCCATGAGTTTCCTGTAGACGACCATAGGGAAATGTACGTCCAGGATGCAGTTGTTGTAAATGGCGAGCCCCAGGACGAGTCCGACGAGAGTGTACTGCGCTTCATTCTCAAGCGAGGATGAATTAAACCAAAAGAGTTTCGTATCGTCGTCGTAGGTGAACATTCCTGTTCAGAAAGAAAGGAACAAATGTcaggatatatatatacactttgTGACATACAGTTGCTTTCCAGCCAAAAGTCAGATCAAAAGACTAATACCACtcttatttttgtaaaatgtatatgaaGTTAGAgtcattagcttagcttagcacgtAGActggaaaaaagggaaacagtTAGCTTGGATCTGTCCTCAGGAAACAACAGTACAACTAAAGCTCACTAGTATCCTGCCGGGCTTAGACAAGATACCTCTTTCTCCATGTTCAGTCAGAATGTTAAGCTGAGCTAAAGATGATTGGAACAACAGTAGAGTTGTGACATGAATACAATGGAAGCAGGGAGACGGAATATTACATTTAGCTGCTGGACGTTATCAATAACACCTGTGAGGGTACTTCGCAAAATGTCTGTGATTTCATGTCTCACCTATGTCAGGATTGAAAATTTCCTCCAAGACCAGCTGAAAGAACTCCTTTGACACGCCTCCCTCGTCAACGCCTTGCTCCCCTTCGAACtcaacaaacagctgcttcttcagGTCGGACGGGTTCTCCATGGAGATCATCtccagctgcaacacaaacacagcagaactCAGCCTCAGCTGGACATCTCATGCACATGCAGCAGCGATGTATGATGCTGTAACTCACTCTGACGAGGGCGTCGTCGATGATGTGATCTCTTCGTACTTTGAGCTTGAGATAAGGGTTGGGCTGCTGGCCCTGGACCATGCTGTAGAGGGCCGTGAGCCGGCGCTCGCTGTACATTCTTATCCTGTTGTCGTAGTACAGTCCTTGGTTCTTGGTGACCACATTGAGGATGAAGGGGCAGGTCTGGAAAGAAAACTTGGTTTCGGCGTTGACCTTAAAGAAGGTGAAATCTTTGTCCATCTCCACCACCTCGTTAAGTGACTCGTTAATAAAATCCTCAAAGGGGATGAGGGGTTTTATGCTATCTAAAGGTCTGACGCCCAGTTCTTTCTCCAGAGGATCGACCCGAGGGCCTTTCTTATAGAGCTGCTCCTCACCCAGCATCTCATGCAGCGTGAGCTCATCGGACTCCGAGTCTTCCTCTTCGTCGTCGTTGTGCTCCACATTGACATCACCAGCCAGGATACTTGCGTAGAAGACGACTTTTAAACACTGGGTCGCAGCCACCACAGTCTCATCATCATTTACCAGATTTTCACTGTCGTACTCATTGCTGACTACCGTGAAAGTGATGAGCTGCTGGAAGGTCTCCATCATGCGGCGGATGTGTGGGAGATCGTACTTGGACCAGATCTTAGACAGCCTGGCGAGCGCGGCCACCGGCAATTTGCTCATTGCTTTGCAGAACTGTGGCAGTGCTACCTCCAGGTACTCCGGGCTGTGCAGGTTACTGTTCTCCATCACGATGATGAAGATATTCAGGTAATCTGGGTTTGTTTCGTACACATCAAGGTATTCCAGGTCGAGTTCCATATTTGGAGTGAGGTAAATGATTGCGTTCACGAGAGCTGCCTCCACCTGGTCGATGGTTAGGAGTCTGTCGTAGACTCTCCTCACGGCGCAGATGTCCACCGTAACCTCACAAGGATCGGACATGTTGCTGGCACCCTCGCCAGCAGCTGCCGAGGAAGCACCCATCGCTTCTGAAGTCTCCTCACTCTGCTTGTCCACTTCTGTTGGTTTTGAAGAGTCCAGGTTGTCAGCAGCGTTGTGTTCATCCTTCCTGAAACTCTTCATTAGGGACTCTGTGTTGGAGAAAACCCGGCCAATGACGCGGACGAGAGCAGAGTAGTCCCCTTCCTCCTCGCAGGAGCTCAGGAGCGTACatacagtgttttctgtgaggtGATGAACATCTGGACCAGAACAGTGAAAGAATAAagtaattaaaacaaagaatgaTTCAAAAACAGCATCCAGAAGAGTCTGAGTCAGAGTTACAGTACCTGAAAAGTTCTCTTTGTCGCTCATTTTACTGTCCAGAAGAGAGTTTTCATCGGCACTGGAGTCCGATTCTTTCTTGGAGGGGTTAGGATTGCAGAGTTTGGCGTTAATCTTAAACAGCTCGAGTGCCTTGGCGGCGGCTGCATTGTTATCCAAAGGTCGAAAATCACAGCACGATGCGCAAAACTCATTCGTGCAGGCGCCATTTCCACAGCCGTCTGTTAACTGCCGAAAGTAGCGCTCAATTAGATGCTTTGCAGCCGCTCTGTTCCTGCGTAAGACATTTAAACAGGAAGTCGGATGATTTAAAGTTGTCTACGGTTAGAAAAAATAAGCATCAACACATTCTGGCAAcgcaaataataaaacatgtccaACAGAACTGAATGCTGAACGAGCACTTGTACAAACATTCCTATTTTAAAAGGCTAAGACATAATGAAACATAGACGGGGAATCACAGATGGAAGGGTGCAACTTCTCTGATAGAAATATTAGTCTAACTAAAAGCATATTTATTATAGTTTAGCTACAAGTAGAACTACGTCCATCACAGTGACTTACATTCGGCTGGATTCAGGTTTCCTCCTTCAGGCCCAATTTACAGTCCTCTGAAAGAAACATTCAGCAATTATGtagaaatctgattttttttttctactgtcaCCATGAAGCCAATAATTAAAGAAGGCTGTCTGACTGATTCAGATATCTGACGACTGTGTCaggtttcattttaaaataatctaattaatttaaaatttaaaaataggCAACAAAACATTAGTGGTGCCTTTTTAAAGTGAATAACAACCGTTGATGTCAGCGTGCGTGAAGTTTACTGGCCACACAGCTTTCTATTTCACACCACGATATCAGCAACCACTGAACTTCAATGCAgcaatagttttgttttttttacttttacaagtTTAAGAAGTCAAGTGACAGaaaatgggatgagagagaagagagagaagggcgTGACATGCAGCAAGGGGCCACGGGAACCTTGACATGACATTCAACTCAGTATGTTGCaattgtttttggtttatgATGGACAGTCAGGTAGCCGGATATCTGATTTCATGCACATCATGGCACAACAACAACCTCTGATCTaaatttaaagttatttttaggCTATTTTGTGTAACTCTGATTGCAGCGACAAATATTGCGTCGCCCATATATTGAATTTCActgcactgtaaacatgttATGTTCAGTGGAGGGTAATGCAGTTACTTTCTACAGGATGAAACTGGGAAAGTTGAAAAATCCTGTAAGAGTTTCTGATTTTAACCCTCTTCGTACTG includes the following:
- the cnga3a gene encoding cyclic nucleotide-gated channel cone photoreceptor subunit alpha isoform X3 — its product is MAKVCSEKTFLTRQRLSTNTPDEELAVIENGDSRVHSLCGDNCETALSSETHRGSFTGAGAMARLSYFFFMLWNWASHRENRQTERHDSFLERFRGPELKDVSSRESNAQSVGLNDTVRKRNQIDKWPLAAYNMNNCNNTDDKKEEIKKEEKKEEKKDEEKKDEEKKDGDKKEEEKKDEKKDEKKDEKKDEKKDDKKDDKKDDKKKEEPPKEIWIMDPAADQYYRWLTVIAGPVFYNLMMIVTRSCFNELQDTYTKLWIVLDYTSDLIYYADTFVRSRTGYLEQGLLVKDAGKLRSKYRTTSQFKYDMISMIPTDLLFLKFGLNNPEFRFNRLCKISRLFEFFERTETRTSFPNMFRISNLVLYILIIIHWNACMFFAISKTIGFGTDTWVYPNISHPEHGRLARKYIYSLYWSTLTLTTIGETPPPVRDIEFLFVISDFLTGVLIFASIVGNVGAMISNMNASRAEFQAKIDSIKQYMQFRKVTKDLEARVIKWFDYLWTEKKTCDEKEVLKNLPDKLRAEIAINVHLDTLKKVRIFQDCEAGLLIELVLKLQPQVFSPGDYICKKGDIGREMYIIKEGKLAVVADDGVTQFVVLSDGAYFGEISILGIKGSKAGNRRTANIRSVGYSDLFALSKDDLMEALTEYPDAKKALEEKGKAILMKDNLIDEAIANAGADPKDVEEKIVKLQGNLDGMQVQFAKLMAELTSSQTRMKQRVTEMEAKVKSMRPEDLTEVVADKDKKVQ
- the cnga3a gene encoding cyclic nucleotide-gated cation channel alpha-3 isoform X2, translating into MAKVCSEKTFLTRQRLSTNTPDEELAVIENGDSRVHSLCGDNCETALSSETHRGSFTGAGAMARENRQTERHDSFLERFRGPELKDVSSRESNAQSVGLNDTVRKRKKEIWIMDPAADQYYRWLTVIAGPVFYNLMMIVTRSCFNELQDTYTKLWIVLDYTSDLIYYADTFVRSRTGYLEQGLLVKDAGKLRSKYRTTSQFKYDMISMIPTDLLFLKFGLNNPEFRFNRLCKISRLFEFFERTETRTSFPNMFRISNLVLYILIIIHWNACMFFAISKTIGFGTDTWVYPNISHPEHGRLARKYIYSLYWSTLTLTTIGETPPPVRDIEFLFVISDFLTGVLIFASIVGNVGAMISNMNASRAEFQAKIDSIKQYMQFRKVTKDLEARVIKWFDYLWTEKKTCDEKEVLKNLPDKLRAEIAINVHLDTLKKVRIFQDCEAGLLIELVLKLQPQVFSPGDYICKKGDIGREMYIIKEGKLAVVADDGVTQFVVLSDGAYFGEISILGIKGSKAGNRRTANIRSVGYSDLFALSKDDLMEALTEYPDAKKALEEKGKAILMKDNLIDEAIANAGADPKDVEEKIVKLQGNLDGMQVQFAKLMAELTSSQTRMKQRVTEMEAKVKSMRPEDLTEVVADKDKKVQ
- the ube3a gene encoding ubiquitin-protein ligase E3A; this translates as MNRAAAKHLIERYFRQLTDGCGNGACTNEFCASCCDFRPLDNNAAAAKALELFKINAKLCNPNPSKKESDSSADENSLLDSKMSDKENFSDVHHLTENTVCTLLSSCEEEGDYSALVRVIGRVFSNTESLMKSFRKDEHNAADNLDSSKPTEVDKQSEETSEAMGASSAAAGEGASNMSDPCEVTVDICAVRRVYDRLLTIDQVEAALVNAIIYLTPNMELDLEYLDVYETNPDYLNIFIIVMENSNLHSPEYLEVALPQFCKAMSKLPVAALARLSKIWSKYDLPHIRRMMETFQQLITFTVVSNEYDSENLVNDDETVVAATQCLKVVFYASILAGDVNVEHNDDEEEDSESDELTLHEMLGEEQLYKKGPRVDPLEKELGVRPLDSIKPLIPFEDFINESLNEVVEMDKDFTFFKVNAETKFSFQTCPFILNVVTKNQGLYYDNRIRMYSERRLTALYSMVQGQQPNPYLKLKVRRDHIIDDALVRLEMISMENPSDLKKQLFVEFEGEQGVDEGGVSKEFFQLVLEEIFNPDIGMFTYDDDTKLFWFNSSSLENEAQYTLVGLVLGLAIYNNCILDVHFPMVVYRKLMGKKGTYLDLSDSHPALFQSLKELLEYTGNVETDMMLTFQISHTDLFGSPVLHDLKEDGEEIPVTKESRQEFVDLYTDYILNTSVERQFKAFKKGFQMVTKESPLKYLFRPEEVEMLICGSRKLDFEALEKTTDYDGGYSKDSQIIKDFWETIHSFGEEQKRLFLQFTTGTDRAPVGGLGKLKMIIAKNGSDTDRLPTSHTCFNALLLPEYSSKEKLKERLLKAITYAKGFGML
- the cnga3a gene encoding cyclic nucleotide-gated cation channel alpha-3 isoform X1 — encoded protein: MAKVCSEKTFLTRQRLSTNTPDEELAVIENGDSRVHSLCGDNCETALSSETHRGSFTGAGAMARLSYFFFMLWNWASHRENRQTERHDSFLERFRGPELKDVSSRESNAQSVGLNDTVRKRKKEIWIMDPAADQYYRWLTVIAGPVFYNLMMIVTRSCFNELQDTYTKLWIVLDYTSDLIYYADTFVRSRTGYLEQGLLVKDAGKLRSKYRTTSQFKYDMISMIPTDLLFLKFGLNNPEFRFNRLCKISRLFEFFERTETRTSFPNMFRISNLVLYILIIIHWNACMFFAISKTIGFGTDTWVYPNISHPEHGRLARKYIYSLYWSTLTLTTIGETPPPVRDIEFLFVISDFLTGVLIFASIVGNVGAMISNMNASRAEFQAKIDSIKQYMQFRKVTKDLEARVIKWFDYLWTEKKTCDEKEVLKNLPDKLRAEIAINVHLDTLKKVRIFQDCEAGLLIELVLKLQPQVFSPGDYICKKGDIGREMYIIKEGKLAVVADDGVTQFVVLSDGAYFGEISILGIKGSKAGNRRTANIRSVGYSDLFALSKDDLMEALTEYPDAKKALEEKGKAILMKDNLIDEAIANAGADPKDVEEKIVKLQGNLDGMQVQFAKLMAELTSSQTRMKQRVTEMEAKVKSMRPEDLTEVVADKDKKVQ